A section of the Agrobacterium tumefaciens genome encodes:
- a CDS encoding nitroreductase family protein, protein MTSDIKLLDYLKVRRSTPALQLAEPGPSTAQIEDMLRLAVRVPDHGKLAPWRFVVYRGEERVRLGETALRIALEKNPELDLQQQDVERTRFTRAPVVIAVISTAKPHFKIPEWEQVMSAGAVCLNLIFAANATGFAANWLTEWFAFDPAFLSETGVSADEKIAGYIHIGSTVFPPVERPRPDLADVVTWVGDV, encoded by the coding sequence ATGACCAGCGATATCAAGCTCCTCGATTACCTCAAGGTTCGCCGCTCCACGCCGGCCCTGCAACTTGCCGAACCGGGACCCTCGACGGCGCAGATCGAGGACATGCTGCGCCTTGCCGTGCGCGTTCCCGACCATGGCAAGCTCGCTCCCTGGCGTTTCGTTGTGTATCGCGGCGAGGAGCGTGTGCGCCTCGGAGAGACGGCACTCAGGATCGCGCTCGAGAAGAATCCCGAACTCGACCTTCAGCAGCAGGACGTGGAGCGGACGCGCTTCACCCGCGCACCTGTTGTGATCGCCGTTATCAGCACCGCCAAGCCGCATTTCAAAATCCCCGAATGGGAGCAGGTCATGTCTGCGGGCGCCGTTTGCCTCAACCTCATCTTCGCTGCCAATGCCACCGGTTTTGCCGCCAACTGGCTGACGGAGTGGTTTGCGTTTGACCCGGCCTTTCTGTCGGAAACCGGCGTCAGCGCGGACGAAAAAATTGCGGGTTACATCCATATCGGCTCGACGGTATTTCCGCCGGTGGAGCGTCCCCGGCCGGACCTTGCCGATGTCGTCACCTGGGTCGGGGATGTGTGA
- a CDS encoding flavin reductase family protein — protein sequence MFYTTDTNQHGLPHDPFKAIVAPRPIGWIGSKGRDGFINLSPYSFFNAVSDRPKLVMFSSSGRKDSLRNVEETGVFTANLVSRHLIDHMNASSAPVAYEIDEFQLAGLTAVAGRVVDAPYVGEAFAALECRVTQIQQLTDIEGEPSDSWMVIGQVMGIHIDETIIRDGRIDMGLARPVARMGYMDYSDGGTDVFQLQRPTAAR from the coding sequence ATGTTCTACACCACGGATACCAACCAACACGGCCTGCCCCATGATCCCTTCAAGGCGATTGTCGCACCGCGGCCGATCGGCTGGATCGGATCGAAGGGCAGGGATGGCTTCATCAATCTGTCTCCCTATTCCTTCTTCAACGCGGTCTCGGACCGGCCAAAGCTCGTCATGTTTTCCTCCAGCGGCCGCAAAGACAGTCTGCGCAATGTGGAGGAGACTGGTGTCTTCACCGCAAACCTCGTCAGCCGGCATCTCATCGATCATATGAATGCCTCTTCCGCGCCTGTGGCCTATGAGATCGATGAGTTCCAGCTTGCCGGGTTGACGGCCGTCGCCGGCCGGGTCGTGGACGCGCCCTATGTGGGCGAGGCTTTTGCCGCTCTCGAATGCCGCGTGACGCAGATTCAGCAACTGACGGATATCGAGGGGGAACCATCCGACTCCTGGATGGTGATCGGCCAGGTCATGGGGATTCATATCGATGAGACGATCATTCGCGATGGCCGTATCGATATGGGCCTTGCGCGCCCTGTCGCGCGCATGGGCTACATGGACTATAGCGATGGCGGCACAGATGTGTTCCAACTGCAGCGGCCCACGGCGGCGCGGTGA
- a CDS encoding DUF2336 domain-containing protein, with product MCFEAPVIVQAFLRWSEKAGSTERAKAAYALGRTYLQSDLAPENRDAAYMTMTYLLDDPSPRVRLALAEALADAPDAPRAILVSLAEDQLEIACTVIARSPALSEADLVDIAARGESLTRSLIAARPGLARGVCAALAEVGDLPETVIMLENDQAFITPFSLRRIAERHGGDADIRDLLLRREELPADARHLLVRRISDALAGSSLVHAMIARQRAEGLFREAEDSATILIASNVSSSELPSLVEHLRQRLELTPALLIHAVCSGRLEFFTAAMVNLSGLDDRKVRAILATGRPHALKALFQSVGLFGDVVGVFIEATMMWRRAARSQVPEAPASVSAELLAHFRDVDGSEALFELLHAVRKLTLTEERQKARHYAEALTVDAA from the coding sequence ATGTGTTTCGAGGCTCCGGTGATCGTACAGGCATTTCTTCGCTGGTCTGAAAAGGCTGGATCGACTGAGCGGGCGAAGGCCGCCTATGCGCTCGGTCGCACCTATCTCCAGTCCGATCTGGCGCCGGAAAACCGCGATGCCGCCTATATGACCATGACCTACCTGCTGGACGACCCGTCGCCCCGGGTAAGGCTTGCGCTTGCCGAAGCGCTCGCCGACGCGCCCGATGCGCCACGCGCCATTCTCGTCTCACTAGCGGAAGATCAACTGGAAATCGCCTGCACGGTGATTGCCCGCTCCCCCGCTCTCAGCGAAGCCGATCTGGTTGATATCGCTGCCCGCGGCGAAAGTCTTACGCGCTCGCTCATCGCAGCGCGTCCCGGCTTGGCGCGCGGTGTCTGCGCGGCTCTCGCCGAAGTGGGGGATTTGCCCGAAACCGTCATCATGCTTGAAAACGATCAGGCCTTCATCACGCCATTTTCACTACGGCGCATTGCCGAACGCCATGGCGGCGACGCGGATATTCGTGACCTTCTTTTGCGCCGGGAAGAACTGCCGGCGGATGCGCGCCATCTGCTGGTGCGCCGCATCAGCGATGCGCTTGCCGGCTCGTCGCTCGTTCACGCGATGATCGCACGTCAGCGCGCCGAAGGCCTCTTCCGGGAAGCGGAAGATTCCGCCACCATTCTGATCGCTTCGAACGTTTCTTCATCCGAGTTGCCGTCGCTGGTGGAACATCTGCGCCAGCGCCTGGAATTGACGCCGGCGCTGCTGATCCACGCGGTCTGTTCAGGTCGTCTTGAGTTTTTCACGGCGGCGATGGTCAATCTGTCCGGTCTCGATGACCGCAAGGTGCGCGCCATTCTGGCGACGGGGCGGCCGCATGCGCTGAAGGCGCTATTTCAGTCGGTCGGCCTGTTCGGCGATGTCGTCGGTGTCTTCATCGAGGCGACGATGATGTGGCGGCGTGCGGCCCGCTCCCAGGTTCCGGAGGCGCCGGCCTCCGTCTCGGCGGAATTGCTCGCCCATTTCCGCGATGTCGACGGCTCCGAAGCACTGTTCGAATTGCTGCATGCCGTGCGAAAGCTTACCCTGACCGAGGAGAGGCAAAAGGCGCGGCATTATGCCGAAGCCCTGACCGTCGATGCGGCGTAA
- a CDS encoding GNAT family N-acetyltransferase — translation MATEIKLETPRQGAVLRLIDLSNTYMASLYPAESNHLVDIGALEKENVSFFVARHDGRVVGCGALVEAGDGTAEVKRMFVDPDARGLRIGKLIMDTIIDRGIERGLSAIRLETGISQPEAIGLYRKAGFVEIEAFAPYKPDPLSLFMEKVL, via the coding sequence GTGGCCACCGAAATCAAGCTTGAAACCCCGAGGCAGGGTGCGGTTCTGCGCCTCATCGATCTTTCCAATACCTATATGGCATCGCTTTATCCCGCCGAGAGCAATCATCTGGTCGATATTGGCGCGCTGGAAAAAGAAAATGTCTCGTTTTTCGTGGCGCGGCACGATGGCCGGGTGGTCGGCTGCGGTGCGCTGGTGGAGGCTGGCGACGGCACGGCCGAGGTCAAGCGCATGTTCGTCGATCCCGATGCCCGCGGCCTGCGCATTGGCAAGCTGATCATGGATACGATTATCGACCGCGGTATCGAACGCGGCCTTTCCGCTATTCGGCTTGAAACCGGCATCAGCCAGCCGGAAGCAATCGGTCTTTACCGGAAGGCGGGGTTCGTCGAGATCGAGGCCTTCGCGCCCTATAAGCCCGATCCGCTTAGCCTGTTCATGGAGAAGGTGCTTTAG
- a CDS encoding AI-2E family transporter yields the protein MSNSDSRKQSGEPRWLGPASPTRIALIPPISAARWLLVLVALAGIYFFHGFLVPVLAALVIGFASWPVYTRLLRQVGGNTTLGATIAIVLIIAFLVVPIFIAASYTASEIREWFGWAVHVNKTGAPVPDWIAALPAIGPWLGEQWVKYIGTPGAIGEVIQLVSGANIGNIYRAILAAGNGAFHLVLTLLFMLIALFFVYRNGAGFTRQVDLVGERILPTRWERISRVVPATISSTVTGMTLIAIGEGIILGIAYWIAGVPSPVTLGVLTGVMALIPGGAPLSFTLVSVYLVASGSPAHGLALFIWGSVELFIVDKTIRPKLVGGPIKLPFLPTFFGLVGGVKTMGFLGLFIGPVLMALLVAIWREWVREVELSAAVTELPPPPPTQDDTVAEVVSRDDGNDEKTAFRKAAF from the coding sequence GTGAGTAACAGTGACAGCCGTAAGCAGAGTGGCGAACCGAGATGGCTTGGCCCCGCCAGCCCGACGCGGATCGCCCTGATCCCGCCTATCTCGGCGGCGCGCTGGCTTCTGGTTCTCGTTGCGCTGGCCGGCATCTATTTCTTCCACGGCTTCCTGGTTCCGGTTCTCGCTGCCCTCGTCATCGGTTTCGCCAGCTGGCCGGTGTACACCCGCCTGCTGCGGCAGGTTGGCGGCAACACCACCCTCGGCGCCACCATCGCCATTGTGCTCATCATCGCCTTCCTCGTGGTGCCGATCTTCATTGCCGCTTCCTATACGGCAAGTGAAATCCGCGAGTGGTTCGGGTGGGCCGTGCATGTGAACAAGACCGGCGCCCCCGTGCCAGACTGGATCGCCGCCCTTCCCGCCATCGGCCCCTGGCTCGGCGAACAGTGGGTGAAATACATCGGCACCCCCGGCGCCATAGGCGAGGTCATCCAGCTCGTCAGCGGCGCCAATATCGGCAACATCTACCGGGCGATCCTCGCCGCCGGCAACGGCGCGTTTCATCTGGTGCTGACGCTGCTCTTCATGCTGATCGCGCTGTTCTTCGTCTACCGAAACGGCGCCGGTTTCACCCGTCAGGTCGATCTTGTGGGCGAGCGCATTCTGCCGACGCGGTGGGAACGGATTTCACGCGTCGTGCCCGCCACCATCAGTTCCACGGTCACCGGGATGACACTGATCGCCATCGGCGAAGGCATCATCCTCGGCATCGCCTACTGGATCGCCGGCGTCCCCTCGCCCGTCACGCTCGGCGTTCTCACCGGCGTCATGGCGCTCATTCCAGGCGGTGCTCCGCTCTCCTTCACGCTGGTATCGGTCTATCTTGTCGCCAGCGGCTCGCCCGCCCACGGGCTGGCCCTGTTCATCTGGGGCTCGGTAGAGCTTTTCATCGTCGACAAGACCATCCGCCCCAAGCTCGTCGGCGGCCCCATCAAGCTACCCTTCCTGCCCACCTTTTTCGGGCTGGTCGGTGGTGTCAAGACCATGGGTTTCCTCGGGCTTTTCATCGGCCCGGTGCTGATGGCGCTGCTTGTGGCCATCTGGCGAGAATGGGTGCGGGAGGTCGAACTCTCCGCCGCCGTCACCGAACTACCGCCTCCGCCCCCCACGCAGGATGATACGGTCGCAGAGGTTGTGTCGCGCGACGATGGCAACGATGAAAAGACGGCGTTCCGAAAAGCCGCTTTCTGA
- a CDS encoding ABC transporter ATP-binding protein translates to MLRRFFAYYRPYRGLFILDFSCAVLSGVLELGFPMAVKAFVDVLLPGGEWAIILAASVGLLLIYVLNTGLMATVTYWGHMLGINIETDMRRLAFDHLQKLSFRYFDNQKTGHLVGRLTKDLEEIGEVAHHGPEDLFIAIMTFIGAFLLMLSVNVPLALITAAVVPVTAWVTSRYGGRMTQNFRALYGRVGDFNARIEENVGGMRVVQAFANEDHERALFEKDNQKYRRTKLDAYKIMAASTSLSYMSMRLTQMIVMICGAWFVLNGDLTEGGFVGFLLLVGVFFRPVEKINSVIETYPKGIAGFRRFTELLDTAPDIVDAPDAVDAPLLRGDIEYRHVGFGYAEGKQVLSNIDLRISAGETVAFVGPSGAGKTTLCSLLPRFYDVTSGAITIDGIDIRKMKLASLRNQIGIVQQDVFLFGGTIRENIEYGRLGASDEEIMDAARRARLDGVIEAMPLGLDTVIGERGVKLSGGQKQRLAIARMFLKNPPILILDEATSALDTETERAIQQSLTELARGRTTLVIAHRLATIRDASRIVVVDQTGIAETGAHAELLAAKGHYSRLHEAQFSGHLAGLS, encoded by the coding sequence ATGCTTCGCCGTTTCTTTGCCTATTACCGCCCCTATCGCGGCCTGTTCATTCTCGATTTTTCCTGCGCGGTCCTTTCGGGCGTGCTCGAACTCGGCTTTCCGATGGCGGTCAAGGCCTTCGTCGATGTGCTTCTGCCGGGCGGTGAATGGGCGATCATTCTTGCCGCCTCCGTCGGGCTTCTGCTTATCTATGTGCTGAATACCGGGTTGATGGCGACAGTCACCTATTGGGGACACATGCTCGGCATCAATATCGAGACCGATATGCGCCGGCTCGCTTTCGATCACCTGCAAAAGCTCTCTTTCCGCTATTTCGATAACCAGAAGACCGGTCATCTCGTGGGTCGGCTCACCAAGGATCTGGAAGAGATCGGCGAGGTGGCGCATCACGGCCCCGAGGATCTGTTCATCGCCATCATGACCTTTATCGGCGCGTTCCTGCTGATGCTCTCGGTAAACGTCCCGCTCGCTCTCATCACGGCCGCCGTGGTGCCGGTCACTGCCTGGGTTACCAGCCGTTATGGCGGCCGCATGACGCAGAATTTTCGCGCGCTCTATGGTCGTGTGGGCGATTTCAACGCGCGGATCGAGGAAAATGTCGGCGGTATGCGGGTGGTGCAGGCCTTCGCCAATGAGGATCACGAGAGGGCGCTGTTCGAAAAGGACAACCAGAAATACCGCCGTACGAAGCTCGACGCCTACAAGATCATGGCGGCCAGCACCTCGCTGAGCTATATGAGCATGCGTCTGACACAGATGATCGTGATGATCTGCGGCGCATGGTTCGTGCTGAATGGCGACCTCACGGAGGGTGGCTTTGTCGGCTTCCTGCTTCTGGTCGGCGTATTTTTCCGGCCGGTGGAAAAGATCAATTCTGTCATCGAGACCTACCCGAAGGGCATCGCCGGTTTTCGCCGCTTCACCGAGCTTCTCGATACTGCGCCCGATATCGTCGATGCGCCCGATGCGGTGGACGCGCCGTTGCTGCGCGGCGATATCGAATACCGCCATGTCGGCTTCGGTTATGCCGAGGGCAAGCAGGTTCTCAGCAATATCGACCTGAGGATCAGCGCCGGCGAGACCGTGGCTTTCGTCGGCCCGTCGGGTGCCGGCAAGACGACGCTCTGCTCGCTGCTGCCGCGTTTTTATGACGTGACCAGCGGCGCGATCACCATTGACGGCATCGATATCAGAAAGATGAAGCTCGCCTCGCTGCGCAATCAGATCGGCATCGTGCAGCAGGATGTGTTCCTGTTCGGCGGCACGATCCGCGAGAACATCGAATATGGCCGGCTTGGCGCTTCAGACGAAGAGATTATGGATGCCGCTAGGCGCGCGCGGCTGGACGGCGTCATTGAGGCCATGCCGCTCGGGCTCGATACCGTTATCGGTGAGCGCGGTGTCAAATTGTCCGGTGGGCAGAAGCAGCGCCTCGCCATTGCGCGCATGTTCCTGAAGAATCCGCCCATCCTCATTTTGGACGAGGCGACATCGGCGCTCGACACCGAAACCGAACGGGCCATCCAGCAATCGCTGACGGAGCTTGCCAGGGGGCGCACGACGCTTGTGATCGCCCACCGGCTGGCGACGATCCGGGATGCGTCGCGCATTGTGGTGGTGGACCAGACGGGCATTGCCGAGACAGGTGCGCATGCGGAGCTGCTGGCCGCCAAGGGCCATTATAGCCGCTTGCACGAGGCACAGTTCAGCGGGCATCTCGCGGGCCTCAGCTGA
- a CDS encoding VOC family protein, with protein MNIVAHVEIPVTDLDRAIRFYRAVFDVPFAEIAAIHDSRMAYFPFDKNSNGASTALAEGPAYVPTRDGAIVYFSVADVDDVIARALANGSELLFPKTLVNDALFVAEISDSEGNRIAIQSA; from the coding sequence GTGAATATTGTCGCCCATGTCGAAATCCCCGTGACCGATCTTGATCGGGCGATCCGCTTCTATCGCGCTGTTTTTGATGTACCTTTTGCCGAAATCGCCGCGATCCACGATAGCAGAATGGCCTATTTCCCTTTTGACAAAAACAGCAATGGCGCCAGTACCGCGCTTGCTGAAGGCCCGGCCTATGTGCCGACGCGAGATGGAGCGATCGTCTATTTCAGTGTCGCTGATGTGGACGATGTTATTGCCAGAGCCCTTGCCAATGGTAGCGAGCTTCTATTTCCCAAAACCCTGGTGAATGACGCCCTCTTCGTCGCAGAAATTTCTGACAGCGAGGGAAACCGGATCGCCATTCAATCTGCCTGA
- a CDS encoding Nramp family divalent metal transporter, producing the protein MDKPVFGWRRNGDDLSLSDVHSSIRIKPNAGTFRRAMAFFGPGYLVAVGYMDPGNWATSLAGGSKFGYTLLTVALVSNIMAIVLQSLCARLAIASGRDLAQACRDAYPKPVAMLLWLLAEIAIIATDIAEVIGTAIGLNLIFGIPLELGVLITALDVFLILYLQRLGFRWVEALVITLLGVIAVCFAIQVALADPDWGQVILGFAPTTEIVTNPDMLYLALGILGATVMPHNLYLHSGIVQTREIGETIAEKREALKFATLDSTVALMFALLINASILILAAATFYKAGQTNVAELGEAHNLLAPLLGLAIAPTLFGVALLCCGINSTVTATLAGQIVMEGFLKMQLAPWLRRLITRAIAIIPAAGVTIFYGESGTGELLILTQVVLSLQLSFAVFPLVMFTGDKAKMGELRSPLWLSAFAWLIAVVIAALNVKLLMDFMG; encoded by the coding sequence ATGGACAAGCCAGTCTTTGGATGGCGACGAAACGGCGACGATCTTTCATTGTCCGATGTTCACTCCTCGATCCGGATCAAGCCGAATGCCGGCACGTTTCGCCGGGCCATGGCCTTTTTCGGCCCCGGCTATCTCGTTGCCGTCGGTTATATGGATCCCGGAAACTGGGCGACGTCGCTCGCCGGCGGCTCGAAGTTCGGCTATACGCTGCTGACGGTTGCGCTGGTCTCGAACATCATGGCGATCGTGCTGCAATCGCTCTGCGCCCGTCTTGCAATTGCCTCCGGCCGCGACCTCGCCCAGGCCTGCCGTGACGCCTATCCGAAACCGGTGGCGATGCTGCTGTGGCTGCTTGCGGAAATCGCCATCATCGCCACCGATATTGCCGAGGTCATCGGCACGGCCATCGGCCTTAACCTCATCTTCGGCATTCCGCTCGAACTCGGCGTTCTCATCACCGCGCTCGATGTGTTCCTGATCCTTTATCTGCAGAGGCTCGGTTTCCGCTGGGTGGAGGCGCTGGTCATCACGCTGCTTGGCGTCATCGCCGTGTGTTTCGCCATTCAGGTGGCGCTCGCCGATCCTGACTGGGGGCAGGTAATTCTTGGTTTTGCGCCGACGACCGAGATCGTCACCAATCCTGACATGCTCTATCTCGCACTCGGCATTCTCGGCGCGACCGTCATGCCGCATAATCTCTATCTGCATTCGGGCATCGTGCAGACCCGCGAAATCGGCGAAACGATTGCCGAAAAACGCGAGGCGCTGAAATTCGCGACCCTCGATTCCACCGTCGCGCTGATGTTCGCGCTCCTCATCAACGCCTCGATCCTCATTCTGGCGGCGGCGACCTTTTACAAGGCGGGACAGACCAATGTCGCCGAACTCGGCGAGGCGCATAATCTGCTGGCGCCTCTGCTCGGCCTTGCCATTGCGCCGACGCTGTTCGGCGTGGCGCTTTTATGCTGCGGCATCAATTCCACCGTCACGGCAACGCTCGCCGGCCAGATCGTGATGGAGGGTTTCCTCAAGATGCAGCTCGCCCCATGGCTGCGCCGCCTCATCACCCGCGCCATCGCCATCATCCCCGCAGCCGGCGTGACGATATTTTATGGCGAGAGCGGCACGGGCGAACTGCTGATCCTGACGCAGGTGGTCTTAAGCCTGCAACTCTCCTTCGCCGTCTTCCCGCTTGTCATGTTCACCGGTGACAAGGCCAAGATGGGCGAACTGCGCTCACCGCTCTGGCTCTCGGCGTTCGCGTGGCTGATTGCGGTGGTGATTGCGGCGTTGAATGTGAAGTTGCTGATGGATTTTATGGGGTGA
- a CDS encoding Swt1 family HEPN domain-containing protein yields the protein MTTKELRDFLFRGLMFEAEAANFQSAGIQVGADQRDAEEKLLAEALSPFSVSLRNRALEMARLYAVLFCFENSVRDFIRDTLLEKDGIEWIEQLPPKIRGHAESRRSAAIQDSWLEGENTDLLGFVDFGHLAQIIINKWDYFPILPSQHWLKQRMDEMERVRNFIAHNRMLLPSEFQRLYMYINDWNRVVGL from the coding sequence ATGACCACTAAGGAGCTTAGAGACTTCCTTTTTCGCGGGCTAATGTTCGAAGCTGAGGCAGCCAATTTCCAGTCGGCGGGGATTCAAGTTGGGGCAGACCAACGTGATGCTGAAGAAAAACTACTTGCCGAAGCTTTGTCGCCCTTCAGCGTGTCTCTTCGCAATCGAGCACTTGAAATGGCGAGGCTTTATGCCGTTCTATTTTGCTTCGAAAATTCGGTCCGCGACTTCATTCGAGACACTCTCTTGGAAAAAGATGGAATAGAGTGGATTGAGCAGCTACCGCCGAAAATTAGAGGGCATGCCGAATCCCGTCGAAGCGCCGCCATACAAGACTCTTGGCTTGAAGGCGAAAACACAGATTTGCTTGGCTTTGTAGACTTTGGCCACTTAGCCCAAATCATTATAAACAAATGGGATTATTTTCCGATATTACCTTCTCAACATTGGCTTAAACAACGCATGGACGAAATGGAGAGGGTTAGAAATTTTATTGCGCACAATAGAATGCTGCTTCCGAGCGAGTTTCAAAGACTATATATGTACATCAATGACTGGAACCGAGTTGTGGGGCTTTAA
- a CDS encoding DUF5343 domain-containing protein: MSLTNTYLVGSGRVREFFEKIKSGQAPEQFTTQLLKDWGFGSSNDRAFIPLLKALGFLSPDGKPTSRYHTYRDHSRSEKVMAEALREAYSDIFLIKEIPSNSDKSSILGKFKSYHNTNDNVAGLMTKTFLALCELADFKGGNVTKNEVSSEPSANVLDRMVAPTGHVSHRPPPGLHYNIQIHLPATKDVEVYNAIFKSLREHLYDH, from the coding sequence TTGTCACTTACAAATACATATCTAGTCGGCTCGGGACGAGTGAGAGAGTTTTTTGAAAAAATCAAAAGCGGCCAAGCGCCGGAACAATTCACCACGCAGCTTCTTAAAGATTGGGGCTTTGGCTCGTCGAATGACAGAGCCTTTATTCCTCTATTGAAAGCGCTTGGGTTTCTTTCACCCGATGGTAAACCCACTTCAAGATATCACACTTATCGTGATCATTCTCGATCCGAAAAAGTGATGGCGGAAGCTCTTCGGGAGGCATACTCAGACATCTTTCTTATAAAAGAAATTCCGTCAAACTCAGATAAATCATCAATACTTGGAAAATTTAAAAGCTACCACAATACAAACGATAATGTTGCTGGCTTGATGACAAAAACATTCTTGGCACTTTGCGAGCTAGCAGACTTCAAAGGTGGAAATGTTACCAAAAATGAAGTGTCATCCGAGCCGTCGGCAAATGTTTTGGATCGAATGGTAGCCCCCACAGGGCACGTTAGCCATAGACCTCCACCCGGCCTTCACTACAACATTCAAATTCACTTACCAGCCACAAAAGACGTGGAAGTATATAACGCGATTTTTAAGTCCCTCAGAGAACATCTATATGACCACTAA